tttttcaaatgcttctcgaccaatcaggttcgagtattttacatgaaagtataataatatcatttgtatttcctaaattttcattcaataaaagtttaacaccttttgcgtatgattttaagcagtggtgtatatattactccatgtcgccagattatattgtgtgatcatagggtcaattaaacacccaatgtatggacaaagatttcgtattattttatgtttttgatctattttggcgctaaaatattcaaaaactttgggaaaatattcatcaagcgatatttacatgtggcattgagaagaagttatcattattctcaaaattttgcatttcgattttagaaatgtaacatatgatacaataaactttttatgaacacgtatttgcagagcaaatgttaccccttttatgaaaatctcgtagtgtacagagaatgaaaatataaacatttcttttgcagaagtcattggttggtctgaaatttgacaaacgtgtcaagatgtaacattcatgatgtaacattcgttaccgagaaattaatCAAAGGGAATGATATAACAATTTCCCGCGTATTTTTGCTCTCTGtctgcatgatgtggtatacgacatgaacttctactatgaacatttgagtttgaaagtcaatacatgttaaactttgagaattaaCGGGTTCTTAAACacagtttttaaaattcaaaatcaaaattgaatACAAAAAGACGTCTAGTTTATGTTCCAAAATAGAATCCGTTGTTTAGGAAATCGTTACGTATATGCGTAGTCTTACGTAATTCTCCTAAATATTCTCGTCACTGATGTTGATGTAAGCAAACTGAATTTCATCTGGTATTGAGAAAGGATATGATATCGATTTTTCCTATTTTACGAAAAATATTTTAGTAAGTAcgacattgggggggggggggggggggggggggggactttaaATAACGTTATCATCGACATTTTAGCCCAAAGACATTTTCGAAAAGGAGCCTGAGCAGCCCtaactgcagaactgtagctctctgaaaaaatattttgacggaacagagagtTACAATTccacccctaataaaaaccttcgatttacggcgcacaaaaagctgcgcacggttgagacctgatatcgttgtattcttgtgttgctgtctcataaatttaatatcaaaaaattcttaacatattttcctacgatagttgtgtccaaacataccttcaaatattcattaaagccccatacgacccgaaaactcccagcttcaaatgaattcGTGTGTTGACGTAACCATGTTAGGTAACCgggtcaattcgaaccccggttcatttccatacttgcacaataacgtctagatgtgatctaatatccccacaaatattttagctaaatattttaaataatatatatcattccagttcctttaaataataattattcaaatagctaaactcacggcaatgcggttTTCATTActctggtccggtctccatccctttcacacgagtgttaaggacttttgtAGCATTAtcattaatcaagagcttattttacctttagaaaaattttattttttaatttctaataatttaattcttgtTGTATTCTTatctttgatttgattttgtataacctggtttggtatggggacacacccccttgacaaccagatgtcggaactattttttttctctctctctaaatatttgcatcgcagcactgttttcagccttctagggaatagaaagtcaacgtgcacaataagatacttcggtttgatgcacatgttgttttctcgttgtcaatattagcatctaggcctatacttgtacgcaaatcacttttgtaaagcatctttctctgtatgtatggttGAATAATACtattaatagattaaaacaaagatattatattcgaattaatgatttgccaagtaagcattatcctgttcattttgaaatacatttctcactggagAAAAGGAGGGCGGGGGTGCGTTGGTTCATtccttgatccgtctttcaacaaagcaaacaaaaattcatacgtcacattttatcacatgacgtcagacacattgacatgtggatcgctatttgttacttgcttacatattttcttgtgtcggatttactattagcgacaacattgcatacaagggtaagttttcgtttagtagaagttttcacagagttgaaagccgtaaatcattgcattttctgatattcgaagatttattttgggtaggcctacacaatgcaatttcccgtattttctcaatctgtcggagatgagcgacttcaaagtcgatctctatctctaaagggcagcgaaatacgcattacatggatagtctacacatattttccatCATGATtaacttcactttcgatacaatattttgataaatggctaggctccgtagaactaagattaaagatggcgacctttgGTTTCGCAGCTAGACGCTTCGAGTCGCTGTTGCTAAgtaaatcattgcgcggcttggttgacttgtatttttccgagtttatgtacattttgataaacgaaggttagcatctttgtctcttgcattaaattataaggaatgactttaattctggggcaagttatacgagtataacctggtttgggtcagtttacgcttttttatattCCGCTttgcggattataaagcgtaaactgacccaaaccaggttatactcgtataacttgccccagaattaaagtcattccttaataaattattcgtgttgataataaatgaagagcgaacatataacttataacgaattttatgaatatataccaacaacagggttcgaattgaccggctacctaacatggctaagtcaacaaacgaaattatttgaagctgggagttttcgggtcgtatggggctttaatgaatatttgaaggtatgtttggacacaactatagtaggaaaatatgtttagaatttttttatattaaatttatgaaacagcaacacaagaatacaacgatatcgggtctcaaccgtgcgcagctttttgtgcgccgtaaatcgaaggtttttattaggggtggaactgtagctctctgttccgtcaaaatattttttcagagagctacagttctgcagctagggcAGCCCCAACATCcttgcttaatttttttttaatctatatgATAGACTCACTTATTGGGGACTGCAGCCCCCAAGCCCCATTCAAATTAATACgtaatacgcaagatcgcgactactttttccgtcttggttttaaattttactttccccttttaaagtctcgcgagacccagagtatgcgagaatttgggcatgttggtaaataataccagttgtgcaacttttgtcgtgatcgattcacccgATTTAAACAATGGTGTACTATCATATTGCATTGCATTAGACcagtaatgattcaagaaagaaacataatacgcagaaatatccacaaatgatagattttaatggaaatgtggtggatttttccccactgctgtcagccaggaaattcccaaagctgagaagagcttgcgtcaaaatatatagcttcgcgagctcaattcagaagttcatttttcctgtatccagacgtttttgcacacctttcatttaaaaatgcttttaattgtggaaagcacatggaggttaaatcgtcttccgataccatgttttgaataaacaaaaaatgcccaagatcgacatgcttttccggacttctttacaagagagttccgctaactcggtatttacgatcttgcgtattaaTACGCTCAAACGCCGCTGGGCTTTCTAATCAATCTTATTACCCGAAATATTGGCGAGTTTCACGTCTCAGCATCCGAGGCAAAAGGCAAGTGGCGGCGTATTTACAATCCACTTAGCAACGGCAATTAAGGGGAATAACTGCTCATGCACAGTCGCGTGCTATTGGGGACCAATATACTAGAAACTTCCCAATGCAACTTCAGATATTGTCTTTTTGCAGTAAATACTTACCAGAAACGATAAGATGTTCCCACTGAAAGtttgaaatatgttgataaTTACTAATTAGTGACGTACACAGTGGTTGTAAGCATCCATTTTGTACAAATTTGATACACTGGGTGTGTTTTTACCCGAGTAAGCCGGAAAGACGCGAGAAGTTGCGATTGCTAATCGTTCATATTCTGTGCAATAAAATCAGAGTTGAATTCTTCACCAGTgacttttgaaattttctaaaTCTATTGGATTTACTGTGCACAGAACACGAGAAAACCCAAATGCCACATTTGatgttttctatatatatatactatgaTTTTACCTAATTCAAATCGTTTTACATTCTAATTCAGTacaattatttcaaatacctaCACTTAGGTCAATTTAGGGAGAGGGGGCAAGAGTCCCCTATTAAATCTACGTTTGAGACTTGCTTATGACTTTGAGAATATTTTCGATTCATGAAATGAGACATTGCTCTTTGGAAATTCGTGATGATGACTGCTAAATGATTGTTGCGCTAGAAATCAGAAAAAGTATCCATCGAGTATCTTATGAATACTGGACAGCATTACTTTCTATCCGGGTACTTTCAAATAAATTGACATTTTCCAGGGTGAGCATGTTTCAATAGATAATTACTTTAGAGAGTAAAATCCAGCCTCTACTGTCTCCACGACTTTTCCGGATTTGTCTGTAATGAGAACAAACCCTGGTGTTGTAGGACAATCTTTATAACATTCCGCCAAACACACTTCGCTCCGCCTCATTTTGATACGATTAATTGATGCCAGTTCTTTAGACAATACGGTTGAACGACATGGGACGCCATCAGGGTAAAGGTTAATGGTTGGTAGGTCAAATGGTAGAACCGGAAGTTCTTTATCTATTTTGTTGACCATGCATAAGCCCACCCTTCGTTTGACACTTTTTTGGTTACAGTCCTGACAATCTGTCCAATCAGACCAAGCTGTGAAGGTCATAATGTTGAATTCCCTTAGCAAATAATCTCCTAAAAACTTGTCTTTTTGCTGCTCAATATCCTCATATTTTGTCGTCTTGAGTCTTTCCCTGAATAACACATCCAATTGATATATTTCCTCATATTCCCTGTAGTAAGTATTTATACAAAAGTATTGACCTGCATCAAGTACATCTACTGGGTCAAAGATAAGATCGCGTGTACCACTGTCTATTTTCACGCGCCCTCTGTTATGATTAACAAATACAAATTCAGAGTCTTGGCGTCGAAGCTGTTGCCAGTCAATTATCTCTAACTTGGCGAAGTCTTGATCAGGTCGCGGACAAAGGTTGCAGCTAAGTCTGACTGTTTGTCCCTCTAACGCTAGCAATCCACGAATGATATTCTTACCAGCTTTTCTCTCTTCCTCGCGCTTCTTTAAACATTTCTCATACTCTTTGAATTCCTCATCAACAGCTTGCTTGTGTGATTTCCGGTTAAAGTTAAGAAATGATTTTCTCTTCACTCTAGAATGTCCTGGAACATTGTTCACTCCATTTATTTTTCTCAGAAGCTCTTCCAAACCTGATTCTGAAAAATCGCTCTGTACAAGGGAATGTGTGTTTGTAAATAAACACAGAATTATCAAGAAATGTGTGTACTCGTAGTCATAGAGCTTCATCACTGCCCATCATCTGCTCATAAAAATGACGTCATATCATTTGTTACGTCATCAAGCTTGAGCTCGTTCGGTTTGGTAATATTCACTCGAATACAATATAAGTACGTATTTAGAAACACATCACATCATTTATTACAGTTTTCAGTGATGTACATACACTGTGTACACATATTTCTacgtgccccccccccccctctccccccccccctctcccccaaTAATGTCACAAAACATTCCCCATATGAATTTTTGACTCgaaaaaataatcaacattACTTTAAAAAGTCTAATTCGCATGACCTCTACACCATTTTACTTGTACTAtacaactttaaaatttatatcaGTAAAACGAATTTATAgtttgctattttttttttcaaaaattagtTATCAATAATGACAAATCCGTGATATATTATATGCCCAATCAACGTTGGTATGACACGTTACACTGGGGTTAACTAATTCAACTATTCAAGTGGTGAAAAGGCTTCTCTTTTAGCAATCAATATAACGGTATCTATATCATTTATtccaatttacaattttcagcaGACTTTCAAAACA
This genomic window from Ostrea edulis chromosome 4, xbOstEdul1.1, whole genome shotgun sequence contains:
- the LOC125683621 gene encoding Ig-like V-type domain-containing protein FAM187A; the protein is MKLYDYEYTHFLIILCLFTNTHSLVQSDFSESGLEELLRKINGVNNVPGHSRVKRKSFLNFNRKSHKQAVDEEFKEYEKCLKKREEERKAGKNIIRGLLALEGQTVRLSCNLCPRPDQDFAKLEIIDWQQLRRQDSEFVFVNHNRGRVKIDSGTRDLIFDPVDVLDAGQYFCINTYYREYEEIYQLDVLFRERLKTTKYEDIEQQKDKFLGDYLLREFNIMTFTAWSDWTDCQDCNQKSVKRRVGLCMVNKIDKELPVLPFDLPTINLYPDGVPCRSTVLSKELASINRIKMRRSEVCLAECYKDCPTTPGFVLITDKSGKVVETVEAGFYSLKDKPKLPPMVVRRVLFEPINKHLIMKCPNSKKSKALIRWQNGTVVINPRTIKRQTRGRVFIDTINRLHIRRLRMTDTAPYNCWSSTVHLATIKVIVTEANNDKKLKEYITLGGLFLTIISIFFILICTLCKKKQKSAK